The genomic stretch cctgccaaatatttaaaaataaaaaaagagtttcTTAACATTGCATTATCTTTATTGACTGACAGCTGAACTGTATACTAATGACACATTTGTGATTATTATGTCCTGTTATTACGTCACTTAACCAAGCCTTCACCATGTGATGATTACCAAAGCCAgggttaatatattttttttaaatcacatattttttaaaagccaaaactTGATAAGGTCTATCTATTCACAAAAGAGGAcaatcagaaagcaaaagaatgattaaaacaaacaaacaaaaaattcctgGGAAATGACTGGTAAATAACAATGTTTTCTGATAATCAACTGTTCAAATAACAGTTGTAGCTACAATAGAggatgtataaatattttaaggaaggaaaattatcctattctcttaaaataaaaaggtatatttgataatttcttaaatgacaatgacttttttttcctacaatgGCCAAGTAATTCTTATGTTCTACTTTTCTTAAAAGTTTGTACATTTCTGGGAACATGGACTTGTTATCTGTAATGCTCTTGATCTTCTAATGCTGCTTTGCTCAGTATCACTAAAGTAGGTATATATATAATGTAGTGAATAATAGCCACCAATAATGGGAGAGTTCTGAGAATGCTGGGTTTGTTAAAACTCAGAAGTATTTCTGAATGTATATGGAAATCTATGTGAATATTTCAGTTGtgaattctgaaattaaaaaccaGTAGAGAGTGCTGGGTGCTGACTCTTTTGTTTCCTTAATCTAATCTACCATTATTCTGatgctttattttccaattcaaaAGGTGTCCAAGCAAAGGTGTCCAAAACCTAACATCTGTATCagaattcctcctcctgggcctctcagaggacccagaactgcagcccatcctctttggactgttcctgtccatgtacctggtcacagtgcttgggaacctgctcatcatcttggctgtcagctctgactcccacctccacacccccatgtacttcttcctctccaacctgtccttgacTGACATTGGTTTCATCTCCACCGTGGTCCCAAAGATGCTAACGAACATCCAAACCCACAGCAGAATCATCTCCTATGTGGGCTGCCTGTCACagatgtctatttttatgctttttggtTGTATGGATGACatgcttctgactgtgatggtCTATGACCGGTATGTGGCAATCTGTCACCCTCTGCACTACCCAGTTATCATGAACCCCCGCCTCTGTGCCACCTTGATTTTGATGTCACTGTTAATTAGTCTTTTGGACTCCCAGATACATAATTTAATTGCATTACAGTTTACCTATTTCAAGGACATGGGAATTTCCAGTTACTTCTGTCACCCTTCTCGAGTTCTTAATCTGGTCTGTTTTGATTACTTTAATAGGAacatagtcatttattttattagtgcTGTATTTGGTTTCCTTCCTGTCTCAGGAATCCTTTTCTCTTACTTTCAGATATTTTCATCAATTCTGAAAATTCCATCCTCAGGTGGGAAgcacaaagccttctccacctgtgggtctcacctgtcagTGGTTTGTCTATTTTATGGAGCAGCTCTTGTAGAGTACCTTGGTTCAGTTGTGTCACATTCTCCGAAAAACAGTGtggtggcctcagtgatgtacactgtggtcagccccatgctgaaccccttcatctacagcctgaggaacagggatatTAAAAGTGCCCTGCGGAGGCTGCACAGCAGAGCAGTCTTAACTCAGGAGCCGTGGCATCAACGTAGAACACAAGGTGGGAAATAAACAAAAGCACACTTAAAGACTCCTGCGTCTAGGGTCCTGGGTCACATTATGTTTTAGTCTGTGTGCTTTAAGTCCTCAGCGGTTTTCTTAGTAGAATGGTTTTCAGACTTATGAAAGAGGCACAaagtgtgcttttaaaaaatgtgttcaaaattttagttttggaaatgaaaaatctTCTGGAGCTTCATGATGGTGGTGATTGTGCAGCTGTGTTTGTGGTTAATGCCCCTGGAATGTACAGTAAAAGTGGtaattattttatgtgttattttttttacccttttttaCCTTTATCAATGGAATATAATGAAGttgactctttaaaaataaagaaaaaaaaatcaattcagacACTTCCTGCTCGGTAATAGAAGAGTCTAAAATCTGTGTGGACATTCACTTACTCTTCTTCTTGCTCCACTGCTATTAGGAAGCCCCTAGAGACTTGCATATCATGGATCCATTTTGGCTAAGTGTGAGCTCTGTGCGTGGAGACTCCAATTTCGTCTTATAGTCACTCATCAGCCCGAACTTCCAGGCTTTGTGCAATGGCCCTGGGCCACTGGGCTCCAACCCCATGTCCTCCTCCCATGGTTGTCTGCACTGGGAAGCCCACCTCACACTGCACTCATATCAGTCCTGAGGACAGAGCCCAAGTTGTCACTGGACACAGGACATGGTGGACATGCGTCCTTACTCTCCTACATGATGCAGCAGAGGCACAGCTCCACTCAGGAAGTGCTGAGGGCCAAGATGTATGGGAAAAGGATCACCGGGTGTTGTTTCCTCATCCTCAGGACATACCTAGCATTTTGGGCAGCCTGGTGGTAGGATGGAAATACTCAAAACTGAAGCTATGAGGAATGTCGAGTTTTTGTGCCTGGCCATGGGGCAAGTCCTGTAATGCCATGCAAATATCTGCTTTCCTTCCATGCTGACTGTCCTGTCTGGGGACATCTCACTTGTGATCACAGAAGATGTGTCCTCCAACCTGCCTCCTAAGCACTCCAAAAGGATAATGAAGGTGCTGACACAGAAGAGGGACACCTGTGTCCAAACACCACGCCTGTTATTAAGGGCATCTAATGCTAGCCCTTAACCCTCTGACCTGTGTGTCCTGTGGAGTCTGTTTCACTTCATCTGTATTTTTACCTCAGATACAATCAGTAAATTGTAATCgttatacagaaaaagaaagggcaACAATTTTTTTGTTAAACATACTACATAGTTAGGTAGAGACTATAAAGCCATGTTTGAATTTTGCTGTTGGATTAGGGAAACTGAGTGTCATATCAGAAAAATGCTGGCAGGCTGACTTTTGACAAAGAAGCCAGCTGTTTTTCTGCCAGGTCAACCTAGGTCACACCCTTATTCACTGTGCTTTTCCCTTCTGAGTTTCCTGTGGCTCTCAGGGGAGAATGGTTCTTGGCACTTGCTGTCTCTGCTGTGGAAAGGATGACTAGGGGTGGTGGGCAGAGGTCACAGACGGTGTAGGTGCATAATAATTCTTCCTGACAATTTAAGTTTCTCTTTTGTCTCTAGTTCAGAAACCCTAAGCAGGTCTCTGCATCCTCCTCTTTGTAAACTGTGCACTGAATATCAAGAGGAGTCAGAAGCCGGTTGTGGTGGTGgatcacacctgtaattccagtggcttgggaggctgaggcaggaggatcacaagttcaaggccaaccctaGCTACTTAGTGAGcactaagaaacttagtgaaaccctgtctcaaaataaaaaaataaataaataaataaaagaaaagggagactgtggatttggctcagtggcaaagagaacctgttttagtttccagtattaaaaaaaaaaatcaaaaggagatagAAAATCAGGCCATGATTTTATTTGTGCTTGAGAACATGGAAATAGTCAGATAGTCTACCCGGGATGTCCCTGGGGTAAAGTCCTCAGGACCTCTACTAAAATCTTTGTATGGTtgagaaacaattaaaatgttcCCTACATTGGATCCAGAGAGAAATCATCTAAGTCTGAGTCCCTATATCTCCACCTATTTCTGAGATGTCTGGAAGTTTGTTAATATGTCTAAGACTCAGCATTGTCATTTGTCTGGATTTCCACATGATACAACTGCATTGCGTGTAGATTAAAAAGATACTGGATGCTCCCTATGTGATTGATAGGTGATGGACtcataaaaaaagggaaaataggaGATATCGTTATTATTGCCATGAAGACATGTGCTAATCAGTGTATTTTGACTTATGTATCCTCTGACCTCTAGTTAAGGCTTTCCCAGTTCCCTGTAGGACTTGCATTTTTGTCCTCCTGGGAATAAATGCTGCATTTTTGGGGAGAAATTACCGAGTTTGTCATTCTGGTTTCCTGGAGCCTATACCTTACTTTGCACAGGACAGGCATCAAGGGTTAAAATCCTGCTCCATACTGTTAACCCTTCCTTGGTTCTGAGGAACCGAGCTGGGGTGTGGCTGCCCCCCCTGGGGCATTCATGTCTGTGCTCTCCTCCTTCCAGGGGAGTCTCACAGGACCAGAGATGAGGTCAAATAATGCTTTTGTCTATGTCATGGAAACAGgagactcatttaaaaaaaaaaatcagcaacattgaattattcaaaattcatggatgaaaatttcataaatgtaaaaagtagaggtggaaagagaaaagacaggtAAACCTTATTGCTCGGGCTCAGAGTCACTGGAGGACTTCAAGTCATCCCATGCTCTTAGGAAGTTCACCAAGAGACTGTGACTGCATTCATGACTAAACTGGCTATTCCCACAATGatgatttcttcattaaaatgacCACTTAATTATTAAGACTCCATGTTCTCGATGTGGGTGTTTTTAATGCCTATTTCCAGTAGGGAACTTGAACACAGAGAGGTGGAGAGAAGAAAGATCAGGGCTCGCTAATGATCTCCTGATCCCAGTATCAGGGGCCTGTTCTCTCCAGAGGAGCCAAATGGACTTATCGTTccttatacagaaaataaaatttctttgtgcTCTACCATGATTGTGGATTACATACCTTAATAATGAGAGAATGTTTTATAGTAACAAATTTTTGTATTTCACCACAAGTGCAGGTAATTGATGGATACATTGAACATACACAAACTGTCAAATTCAGGTAACTATGATGTACATGTCATGGAGAATGTctctttttaaagctttttgtAATGACTTTTAATTGGCAGATTTATGTTGTATGGTGTGACATTGCAAAACATGTATACAACATGGATTATCAAGTAAGAAAAATTTGGTACCTATCACCttaaacattcatcatttctttgttttagaaATGGTGAAAATTCATTATTCCAACTGTTTTGAAGTACACAAGAAATTATTGTGAACTATAGTCCCCCATCTGTGCTATAAACACCAGATTTAATAcctttcctttaaattttctctgtcctttctttcttctcttccttctccttttcctgttcttccttccttctttccttatttcctttcttccttccttccttccttcatccctccctcccttccttcttttcttccttccttttttactttcctttcatACTCGGGATTAATCCCAGaggaactctgccactgagttacattcacatccctttttacttttttctactgAGAGAGTGTTTCAttaatttgttgaggctgaccttgaacttgtgattctcctgtcttagcctcctatgtagctgggattaaagactTGCACCACCATGACTCACAATTCTCTATAAAGATATTTTCACACTTATTAAACAAGCTATCTCTATGCCCCTACTCCCCTATGCTTCCCAGCCTTGACAATAATTATGCTATTCTCTGCTTCTTTGGCATTCCCATTTTTATCTTCACATCTTCCATGTGTGAGAATACATGGATATTCCTTTCTGtgattaatttcatttatatgatatCCACTAGTCAAATCTAAAAGATGAAGAATGTATTATGTGCcaaaattattcatctttttacAACTGAATAATAGTTTATTGAGTATATGaaccaatttttctttattcatccatccattgaGGAAACCTTGACTGATTTCCTATCTTAACTATTAGGAGTTGAGTCAAAAATGGAGACACATAGGATTTTGAAGATAATGTTGCAAAATAAACTGAATAATTAGGTGATGTTCCTTTGTTGCATAATGACTTATATCTGTAAAAGAGTTTGAAGTAGATGTTCACTGAAAGACCTAAAATGTTGA from Sciurus carolinensis chromosome 17, mSciCar1.2, whole genome shotgun sequence encodes the following:
- the LOC124968006 gene encoding olfactory receptor 7E24-like; the encoded protein is MRGTNSCGGFAARHNTFSTGSAAYTTATGPTTKTLLGSMDLQPKAAVGELQSTDQDSMYKVFIVHINYAEQCPSKGVQNLTSVSEFLLLGLSEDPELQPILFGLFLSMYLVTVLGNLLIILAVSSDSHLHTPMYFFLSNLSLTDIGFISTVVPKMLTNIQTHSRIISYVGCLSQMSIFMLFGCMDDMLLTVMVYDRYVAICHPLHYPVIMNPRLCATLILMSLLISLLDSQIHNLIALQFTYFKDMGISSYFCHPSRVLNLVCFDYFNRNIVIYFISAVFGFLPVSGILFSYFQIFSSILKIPSSGGKHKAFSTCGSHLSVVCLFYGAALVEYLGSVVSHSPKNSVVASVMYTVVSPMLNPFIYSLRNRDIKSALRRLHSRAVLTQEPWHQRRTQGGK